A window of the Tachysurus fulvidraco isolate hzauxx_2018 chromosome 6, HZAU_PFXX_2.0, whole genome shotgun sequence genome harbors these coding sequences:
- the zc3h15 gene encoding zinc finger CCCH domain-containing protein 15 isoform X3, with protein sequence MPPKKPAQPTGNKKTQEKKKEKIIEDKTFGLKNKKGAKQQKFIKAVTQQVKSGQQNARQVPGADVNKKADKKKDINELNELFKPVVAAQKVSKGVDPKSVLCAFFKQGQCTKGDKCKFSHDLSLDRKCEKRSVYVDVREDELEKDTMENWDEKKLEEVVNKKHGEAEKKKAKTQIVCKYFLEAIENNKYGWFWVCPGGGDSCMYRHALPVGFVLKKDKKKEENEEEKISLEELIENERAALGLNVTRITLETFLAWKKRKRQEKIAKAEQDMERKKADFKAGKALGVSGREVFEFRPELVDDDDEEADDTKYSKMDDELIQQEEEEDENEQCQDIDVSHFVLKEVDNTGITVAAADRFSSRLQPTGETDDHKLSEASGGVENGEDHTLEEDGPSTDGDGGGDEEVEAEAVPVDENLFTGEDLDELEEELNTLDLDE encoded by the exons ATGCCGCCAAAGAAGCCAGCTCAACCCACGGGCAATAAGAAGAcccaggagaagaagaaggagaagataatagaa GACAAGACTTTTGGACTGAAGAATAAGAAGGGAGCCAAACAACAGAAGTTCATCAAAGCCGTCACACAACAAGTCAAATCTGGGCAACAAAACGCCCGACAG GTGCCTGGAGCTGATGTTAACAAGAAAGCAGACAAGAAGAAGGACATCAATGAGCTGAATGAGCTTTTTAAACCTGTGGTGGCTGCACAGAAAGTCAGCAAAG GTGTGGATCCAAAGTCCGTACTGTGTGCGTTTTTTAAACAAGGCCAGTGTACTAAAGGGGATAAGTGTAAGTTCTCTCATGACCTCAGTCTGGACCGGAAGTGTGAGAAacgcagtgtgtatgtagacGTTCGGGAGGATGAACTTGAGAAAG ACACGATGGAGAACTGGGATGAGAAGAAGTTGGAGGAAGTCGTCAACAAGAAACATGGCGAGGCTGAGAAGAAGAAGGCCAAGACTCAGATC GTGTGTAAGTACTTCCTGGAGGCTATAGAGAATAATAAGTACGGGTGGTTCTGGGTCTGTCCGGGTGGAGGAGACAGCTGTATGTATCGTCACGCTCTACCTGTCGGCTTCGTCCtgaagaaagacaagaagaaggaggagaacgAGGAGGAGAAGATCTCACTAGAGGAGCTGATCGAGAACGAG cgagCGGCTCTGGGGCTAAACGTGACTCGCATCACTCTGGAGACGTTCCTGGcctggaagaagaggaagaggcagGAGAAGATCGCTAAAGCTGAGCAGGACATGGAGAGGAAGAAGGCAGACTTTAAAGCAGGAAAAGCTCTCGGG GTGAGCGGGCGAGAAGTATTCGAGTTCCGGCCCGAGCTGGttgatgacgatgatgaggaAGCCGACGACACCAAATACTCCAAAATGGATGACGAGCTCATACAGCAG gaggaggaggaggatgagaatGAGCAGTGCCAGGACATCGACGTCTCCCACTTCGTCCTAAAAGAGGTGGACAACACGGGGATAACGGTGGCAGCGGCAGACCGGTTCTCCTCCCGACTTCAGCCAACCGGTGAGACTGACG accaCAAACTGAGTGAGGCTTCGGGCGGAGTAGAGAACGGTGAGGACCACACTCTGGAGGAGGACGGCCCCAGCACTGATGGTGATGGAGGGGGAGATGAGGAGGTGGAGGCAGAGGCGGTGCCTGTAGATGAAAATCTGTTTACGGGGGAGGATCTGGATGAACTGGAGGAGGAGCTTAACACACTCGACCTGGACGAGTAA
- the zc3h15 gene encoding zinc finger CCCH domain-containing protein 15 isoform X1, translating to MPPKKPAQPTGNKKTQEKKKEKIIEDKTFGLKNKKGAKQQKFIKAVTQQVKSGQQNARQVPGADVNKKADKKKDINELNELFKPVVAAQKVSKGVDPKSVLCAFFKQGQCTKGDKCKFSHDLSLDRKCEKRSVYVDVREDELEKDTMENWDEKKLEEVVNKKHGEAEKKKAKTQIVCKYFLEAIENNKYGWFWVCPGGGDSCMYRHALPVGFVLKKDKKKEENEEEKISLEELIENERAALGLNVTRITLETFLAWKKRKRQEKIAKAEQDMERKKADFKAGKALGVSGREVFEFRPELVDDDDEEADDTKYSKMDDELIQQEEEEEEDENEQCQDIDVSHFVLKEVDNTGITVAAADRFSSRLQPTGETDDHKLSEASGGVENGEDHTLEEDGPSTDGDGGGDEEVEAEAVPVDENLFTGEDLDELEEELNTLDLDE from the exons ATGCCGCCAAAGAAGCCAGCTCAACCCACGGGCAATAAGAAGAcccaggagaagaagaaggagaagataatagaa GACAAGACTTTTGGACTGAAGAATAAGAAGGGAGCCAAACAACAGAAGTTCATCAAAGCCGTCACACAACAAGTCAAATCTGGGCAACAAAACGCCCGACAG GTGCCTGGAGCTGATGTTAACAAGAAAGCAGACAAGAAGAAGGACATCAATGAGCTGAATGAGCTTTTTAAACCTGTGGTGGCTGCACAGAAAGTCAGCAAAG GTGTGGATCCAAAGTCCGTACTGTGTGCGTTTTTTAAACAAGGCCAGTGTACTAAAGGGGATAAGTGTAAGTTCTCTCATGACCTCAGTCTGGACCGGAAGTGTGAGAAacgcagtgtgtatgtagacGTTCGGGAGGATGAACTTGAGAAAG ACACGATGGAGAACTGGGATGAGAAGAAGTTGGAGGAAGTCGTCAACAAGAAACATGGCGAGGCTGAGAAGAAGAAGGCCAAGACTCAGATC GTGTGTAAGTACTTCCTGGAGGCTATAGAGAATAATAAGTACGGGTGGTTCTGGGTCTGTCCGGGTGGAGGAGACAGCTGTATGTATCGTCACGCTCTACCTGTCGGCTTCGTCCtgaagaaagacaagaagaaggaggagaacgAGGAGGAGAAGATCTCACTAGAGGAGCTGATCGAGAACGAG cgagCGGCTCTGGGGCTAAACGTGACTCGCATCACTCTGGAGACGTTCCTGGcctggaagaagaggaagaggcagGAGAAGATCGCTAAAGCTGAGCAGGACATGGAGAGGAAGAAGGCAGACTTTAAAGCAGGAAAAGCTCTCGGG GTGAGCGGGCGAGAAGTATTCGAGTTCCGGCCCGAGCTGGttgatgacgatgatgaggaAGCCGACGACACCAAATACTCCAAAATGGATGACGAGCTCATACAGCAG gaggaggaggaggaggaggatgagaatGAGCAGTGCCAGGACATCGACGTCTCCCACTTCGTCCTAAAAGAGGTGGACAACACGGGGATAACGGTGGCAGCGGCAGACCGGTTCTCCTCCCGACTTCAGCCAACCGGTGAGACTGACG accaCAAACTGAGTGAGGCTTCGGGCGGAGTAGAGAACGGTGAGGACCACACTCTGGAGGAGGACGGCCCCAGCACTGATGGTGATGGAGGGGGAGATGAGGAGGTGGAGGCAGAGGCGGTGCCTGTAGATGAAAATCTGTTTACGGGGGAGGATCTGGATGAACTGGAGGAGGAGCTTAACACACTCGACCTGGACGAGTAA
- the zc3h15 gene encoding zinc finger CCCH domain-containing protein 15 isoform X2, translating into MPPKKPAQPTGNKKTQEKKKEKIIEDKTFGLKNKKGAKQQKFIKAVTQQVKSGQQNARQVPGADVNKKADKKKDINELNELFKPVVAAQKVSKGVDPKSVLCAFFKQGQCTKGDKCKFSHDLSLDRKCEKRSVYVDVREDELEKDTMENWDEKKLEEVVNKKHGEAEKKKAKTQIVCKYFLEAIENNKYGWFWVCPGGGDSCMYRHALPVGFVLKKDKKKEENEEEKISLEELIENERAALGLNVTRITLETFLAWKKRKRQEKIAKAEQDMERKKADFKAGKALGVSGREVFEFRPELVDDDDEEADDTKYSKMDDELIQQEEEEEDENEQCQDIDVSHFVLKEVDNTGITVAAADRFSSRLQPTGETDDHKLSEASGGVENGEDHTLEEDGPSTDGDGGGDEEVEAEAVPVDENLFTGEDLDELEEELNTLDLDE; encoded by the exons ATGCCGCCAAAGAAGCCAGCTCAACCCACGGGCAATAAGAAGAcccaggagaagaagaaggagaagataatagaa GACAAGACTTTTGGACTGAAGAATAAGAAGGGAGCCAAACAACAGAAGTTCATCAAAGCCGTCACACAACAAGTCAAATCTGGGCAACAAAACGCCCGACAG GTGCCTGGAGCTGATGTTAACAAGAAAGCAGACAAGAAGAAGGACATCAATGAGCTGAATGAGCTTTTTAAACCTGTGGTGGCTGCACAGAAAGTCAGCAAAG GTGTGGATCCAAAGTCCGTACTGTGTGCGTTTTTTAAACAAGGCCAGTGTACTAAAGGGGATAAGTGTAAGTTCTCTCATGACCTCAGTCTGGACCGGAAGTGTGAGAAacgcagtgtgtatgtagacGTTCGGGAGGATGAACTTGAGAAAG ACACGATGGAGAACTGGGATGAGAAGAAGTTGGAGGAAGTCGTCAACAAGAAACATGGCGAGGCTGAGAAGAAGAAGGCCAAGACTCAGATC GTGTGTAAGTACTTCCTGGAGGCTATAGAGAATAATAAGTACGGGTGGTTCTGGGTCTGTCCGGGTGGAGGAGACAGCTGTATGTATCGTCACGCTCTACCTGTCGGCTTCGTCCtgaagaaagacaagaagaaggaggagaacgAGGAGGAGAAGATCTCACTAGAGGAGCTGATCGAGAACGAG cgagCGGCTCTGGGGCTAAACGTGACTCGCATCACTCTGGAGACGTTCCTGGcctggaagaagaggaagaggcagGAGAAGATCGCTAAAGCTGAGCAGGACATGGAGAGGAAGAAGGCAGACTTTAAAGCAGGAAAAGCTCTCGGG GTGAGCGGGCGAGAAGTATTCGAGTTCCGGCCCGAGCTGGttgatgacgatgatgaggaAGCCGACGACACCAAATACTCCAAAATGGATGACGAGCTCATACAGCAG gaggaggaggaggaggatgagaatGAGCAGTGCCAGGACATCGACGTCTCCCACTTCGTCCTAAAAGAGGTGGACAACACGGGGATAACGGTGGCAGCGGCAGACCGGTTCTCCTCCCGACTTCAGCCAACCGGTGAGACTGACG accaCAAACTGAGTGAGGCTTCGGGCGGAGTAGAGAACGGTGAGGACCACACTCTGGAGGAGGACGGCCCCAGCACTGATGGTGATGGAGGGGGAGATGAGGAGGTGGAGGCAGAGGCGGTGCCTGTAGATGAAAATCTGTTTACGGGGGAGGATCTGGATGAACTGGAGGAGGAGCTTAACACACTCGACCTGGACGAGTAA
- the zc3h15 gene encoding zinc finger CCCH domain-containing protein 15 isoform X5: protein MPPKKPAQPTGNKKTQEKKKEKIIEDKTFGLKNKKGAKQQKFIKAVTQQVKSGQQNARQVPGADVNKKADKKKDINELNELFKPVVAAQKVSKGVDPKSVLCAFFKQGQCTKGDKCKFSHDLSLDRKCEKRSVYVDVREDELEKDTMENWDEKKLEEVVNKKHGEAEKKKAKTQIVCKYFLEAIENNKYGWFWVCPGGGDSCMYRHALPVGFVLKKDKKKEENEEEKISLEELIENERAALGLNVTRITLETFLAWKKRKRQEKIAKAEQDMERKKADFKAGKALGVSGREVFEFRPELVDDDDEEADDTKYSKMDDELIQQEEEEDENEQCQDIDVSHFVLKEVDNTGITVAAADRFSSRLQPTDHKLSEASGGVENGEDHTLEEDGPSTDGDGGGDEEVEAEAVPVDENLFTGEDLDELEEELNTLDLDE from the exons ATGCCGCCAAAGAAGCCAGCTCAACCCACGGGCAATAAGAAGAcccaggagaagaagaaggagaagataatagaa GACAAGACTTTTGGACTGAAGAATAAGAAGGGAGCCAAACAACAGAAGTTCATCAAAGCCGTCACACAACAAGTCAAATCTGGGCAACAAAACGCCCGACAG GTGCCTGGAGCTGATGTTAACAAGAAAGCAGACAAGAAGAAGGACATCAATGAGCTGAATGAGCTTTTTAAACCTGTGGTGGCTGCACAGAAAGTCAGCAAAG GTGTGGATCCAAAGTCCGTACTGTGTGCGTTTTTTAAACAAGGCCAGTGTACTAAAGGGGATAAGTGTAAGTTCTCTCATGACCTCAGTCTGGACCGGAAGTGTGAGAAacgcagtgtgtatgtagacGTTCGGGAGGATGAACTTGAGAAAG ACACGATGGAGAACTGGGATGAGAAGAAGTTGGAGGAAGTCGTCAACAAGAAACATGGCGAGGCTGAGAAGAAGAAGGCCAAGACTCAGATC GTGTGTAAGTACTTCCTGGAGGCTATAGAGAATAATAAGTACGGGTGGTTCTGGGTCTGTCCGGGTGGAGGAGACAGCTGTATGTATCGTCACGCTCTACCTGTCGGCTTCGTCCtgaagaaagacaagaagaaggaggagaacgAGGAGGAGAAGATCTCACTAGAGGAGCTGATCGAGAACGAG cgagCGGCTCTGGGGCTAAACGTGACTCGCATCACTCTGGAGACGTTCCTGGcctggaagaagaggaagaggcagGAGAAGATCGCTAAAGCTGAGCAGGACATGGAGAGGAAGAAGGCAGACTTTAAAGCAGGAAAAGCTCTCGGG GTGAGCGGGCGAGAAGTATTCGAGTTCCGGCCCGAGCTGGttgatgacgatgatgaggaAGCCGACGACACCAAATACTCCAAAATGGATGACGAGCTCATACAGCAG gaggaggaggaggatgagaatGAGCAGTGCCAGGACATCGACGTCTCCCACTTCGTCCTAAAAGAGGTGGACAACACGGGGATAACGGTGGCAGCGGCAGACCGGTTCTCCTCCCGACTTCAGCCAACCG accaCAAACTGAGTGAGGCTTCGGGCGGAGTAGAGAACGGTGAGGACCACACTCTGGAGGAGGACGGCCCCAGCACTGATGGTGATGGAGGGGGAGATGAGGAGGTGGAGGCAGAGGCGGTGCCTGTAGATGAAAATCTGTTTACGGGGGAGGATCTGGATGAACTGGAGGAGGAGCTTAACACACTCGACCTGGACGAGTAA
- the zc3h15 gene encoding zinc finger CCCH domain-containing protein 15 isoform X4 yields the protein MPPKKPAQPTGNKKTQEKKKEKIIEDKTFGLKNKKGAKQQKFIKAVTQQVKSGQQNARQVPGADVNKKADKKKDINELNELFKPVVAAQKVSKGVDPKSVLCAFFKQGQCTKGDKCKFSHDLSLDRKCEKRSVYVDVREDELEKDTMENWDEKKLEEVVNKKHGEAEKKKAKTQIVCKYFLEAIENNKYGWFWVCPGGGDSCMYRHALPVGFVLKKDKKKEENEEEKISLEELIENERAALGLNVTRITLETFLAWKKRKRQEKIAKAEQDMERKKADFKAGKALGVSGREVFEFRPELVDDDDEEADDTKYSKMDDELIQQEEEEEEDENEQCQDIDVSHFVLKEVDNTGITVAAADRFSSRLQPTDHKLSEASGGVENGEDHTLEEDGPSTDGDGGGDEEVEAEAVPVDENLFTGEDLDELEEELNTLDLDE from the exons ATGCCGCCAAAGAAGCCAGCTCAACCCACGGGCAATAAGAAGAcccaggagaagaagaaggagaagataatagaa GACAAGACTTTTGGACTGAAGAATAAGAAGGGAGCCAAACAACAGAAGTTCATCAAAGCCGTCACACAACAAGTCAAATCTGGGCAACAAAACGCCCGACAG GTGCCTGGAGCTGATGTTAACAAGAAAGCAGACAAGAAGAAGGACATCAATGAGCTGAATGAGCTTTTTAAACCTGTGGTGGCTGCACAGAAAGTCAGCAAAG GTGTGGATCCAAAGTCCGTACTGTGTGCGTTTTTTAAACAAGGCCAGTGTACTAAAGGGGATAAGTGTAAGTTCTCTCATGACCTCAGTCTGGACCGGAAGTGTGAGAAacgcagtgtgtatgtagacGTTCGGGAGGATGAACTTGAGAAAG ACACGATGGAGAACTGGGATGAGAAGAAGTTGGAGGAAGTCGTCAACAAGAAACATGGCGAGGCTGAGAAGAAGAAGGCCAAGACTCAGATC GTGTGTAAGTACTTCCTGGAGGCTATAGAGAATAATAAGTACGGGTGGTTCTGGGTCTGTCCGGGTGGAGGAGACAGCTGTATGTATCGTCACGCTCTACCTGTCGGCTTCGTCCtgaagaaagacaagaagaaggaggagaacgAGGAGGAGAAGATCTCACTAGAGGAGCTGATCGAGAACGAG cgagCGGCTCTGGGGCTAAACGTGACTCGCATCACTCTGGAGACGTTCCTGGcctggaagaagaggaagaggcagGAGAAGATCGCTAAAGCTGAGCAGGACATGGAGAGGAAGAAGGCAGACTTTAAAGCAGGAAAAGCTCTCGGG GTGAGCGGGCGAGAAGTATTCGAGTTCCGGCCCGAGCTGGttgatgacgatgatgaggaAGCCGACGACACCAAATACTCCAAAATGGATGACGAGCTCATACAGCAG gaggaggaggaggaggaggatgagaatGAGCAGTGCCAGGACATCGACGTCTCCCACTTCGTCCTAAAAGAGGTGGACAACACGGGGATAACGGTGGCAGCGGCAGACCGGTTCTCCTCCCGACTTCAGCCAACCG accaCAAACTGAGTGAGGCTTCGGGCGGAGTAGAGAACGGTGAGGACCACACTCTGGAGGAGGACGGCCCCAGCACTGATGGTGATGGAGGGGGAGATGAGGAGGTGGAGGCAGAGGCGGTGCCTGTAGATGAAAATCTGTTTACGGGGGAGGATCTGGATGAACTGGAGGAGGAGCTTAACACACTCGACCTGGACGAGTAA